Proteins encoded within one genomic window of Lactococcus garvieae:
- a CDS encoding adenylyltransferase/cytidyltransferase family protein: protein MAEKKKLGVYFGTFAPFHKGHQQQIYKCAALNDQVLLVVSGYKNDRGDKIGLPLDQRYTYLKEAFEDEAEITVAKLDETDLPPMPKGWDEWVSRLLSLLKNFTHEVITFYVGEADYVTELQARFPQDGREYRVEIADRQDIKISATEIRQNPLLHWNEINPIFRRHFTKIVGIIGGEQSGKSTLARRLARSFNNAPFSDNIPQALASPGNQGLVFIDNTLSPHMDLVLLIPSDKDEILWEKIAELGLKAKTVYLDDEETSRDTQAYLGRYYHAIDAISQYTSIKIERLKY from the coding sequence ATGGCTGAAAAGAAAAAACTCGGTGTTTATTTTGGTACTTTTGCTCCTTTTCACAAAGGACATCAGCAGCAAATCTATAAGTGTGCAGCGCTTAATGACCAAGTTCTTTTAGTTGTATCCGGTTATAAAAATGACCGTGGAGACAAGATTGGCTTGCCCTTAGATCAGCGCTATACTTACTTAAAAGAAGCTTTTGAGGATGAAGCAGAAATTACTGTGGCAAAGCTCGATGAGACTGATTTGCCACCCATGCCTAAAGGTTGGGATGAGTGGGTTTCTCGCTTATTGAGCTTACTGAAAAACTTTACTCATGAAGTCATTACTTTTTACGTGGGTGAGGCTGATTATGTGACTGAATTGCAAGCACGTTTTCCGCAAGATGGGCGTGAGTACAGGGTAGAAATCGCGGACAGGCAGGATATTAAGATATCGGCTACGGAGATTCGTCAAAATCCTTTGTTGCATTGGAATGAAATTAATCCCATCTTTCGGCGGCACTTCACTAAAATTGTTGGTATAATTGGCGGTGAGCAAAGTGGGAAGTCAACTTTGGCGAGACGTTTAGCACGCTCTTTCAATAACGCCCCATTTTCAGACAATATCCCCCAAGCACTCGCTTCTCCGGGGAATCAAGGCTTGGTCTTTATCGATAATACTTTATCTCCTCATATGGATTTGGTTCTTTTGATTCCTTCAGATAAAGATGAAATTCTTTGGGAAAAAATAGCAGAATTAGGCCTTAAAGCAAAAACCGTCTACTTAGATGATGAAGAAACGTCACGGGATACGCAGGCTTATCTTGGACGTTATTATCATGCGATAGATGCGATTAGTCAATATACAAGTATAAAAATTGAGCGTTTAAAATACTAA
- a CDS encoding copper homeostasis protein CutC, protein MIIRELCVENFTEIPQGVAAGVERIELCDNLAVGGTTPSYGVIQQAAEFIGDRKTTLAVIIRPRGGNFVYNSYELKIMENDILKAIEAGAQNLVFGALTEDNKIDTEALETLMVASQGLPVTFHMAFDEIEDQQEALDILVEAGVEKILMHGDSLDKPLNTAKIADLVKYAQGRISIILGGGVTVDNYEEYASLTGTSFVHGTKIISK, encoded by the coding sequence ATGATTATTCGTGAACTTTGTGTCGAGAACTTTACTGAAATCCCTCAAGGTGTTGCTGCAGGTGTAGAACGCATCGAACTTTGTGACAACCTTGCTGTTGGAGGAACTACTCCAAGCTACGGGGTTATTCAGCAAGCTGCGGAATTTATCGGGGATAGAAAAACCACTTTGGCTGTTATTATTCGTCCACGTGGCGGTAATTTTGTCTATAATTCTTATGAGCTAAAGATTATGGAAAATGATATCTTGAAAGCGATCGAAGCAGGGGCTCAGAACTTGGTCTTCGGTGCTTTAACTGAGGATAATAAGATTGACACTGAAGCGCTCGAAACTCTCATGGTCGCATCACAAGGCCTTCCCGTAACCTTTCACATGGCCTTTGATGAAATCGAAGATCAGCAGGAAGCACTTGATATCTTAGTCGAAGCGGGTGTTGAAAAGATACTCATGCACGGAGATAGCCTCGATAAACCACTCAACACAGCTAAAATCGCAGACCTTGTGAAATACGCCCAAGGCCGAATCTCTATCATCCTTGGTGGCGGCGTAACTGTGGACAACTATGAAGAGTATGCTTCTTTAACGGGAACTTCCTTTGTTCATGGTACAAAAATTATTTCAAAATAA
- a CDS encoding ABC transporter permease produces MNSLFEERRKVYYRQNLKYLRYVFNDHFVLFLMILLGALAVQYAQFLQVHSLSVAEKVGLVLLVSALSQAFGRLATFVEPADKVFLLPQEVAIRKVLWMSCLRSLIFPAAISFILVGVVAPLLRWSLLYLVLWFILLVILKALGLTFRLRQMMPSGIIAWESLIAYEENRKTNTLRFFALFTNVKGLKTQSRRRKYLDFLLPKTLRTYEYLFSRSFLRSGDYLSLTLRLVLLAVLSLIFIDNSIVAVILAAVFNYLLLFQLFALQESFDYQLLTRIYPLRQSSKFSALTSVLSRVMLAATAVEFVFGLIFLQARLYLALVLLVNFFLVKFYIKYRLKVK; encoded by the coding sequence ATGAATAGCCTATTTGAAGAACGCCGCAAAGTCTATTATCGGCAAAATCTCAAATATCTACGCTATGTCTTTAATGATCATTTTGTACTCTTTTTGATGATTTTGCTCGGTGCTTTGGCCGTACAGTACGCACAATTTTTACAAGTACATAGTTTGTCTGTGGCTGAAAAAGTGGGCCTCGTCCTTCTAGTCTCAGCTTTAAGTCAAGCCTTTGGAAGATTAGCTACTTTTGTGGAGCCAGCAGATAAAGTTTTTCTACTCCCACAAGAAGTCGCTATTCGTAAAGTCCTATGGATGTCGTGCCTTCGCTCCCTTATCTTTCCAGCAGCCATTAGCTTTATCTTAGTGGGGGTTGTCGCTCCTCTTTTGCGATGGTCTTTACTATACTTAGTGCTTTGGTTCATCCTACTGGTGATTCTGAAAGCTCTAGGACTGACTTTCCGTTTGCGTCAGATGATGCCGAGTGGGATTATTGCTTGGGAAAGTTTAATTGCTTATGAGGAAAATCGTAAAACAAATACCTTGCGATTCTTTGCACTCTTTACCAATGTTAAGGGACTAAAAACACAAAGCCGTCGTCGCAAGTACTTAGACTTTCTTTTGCCAAAAACGCTCCGTACTTACGAGTACCTCTTTAGTCGCTCTTTTCTTCGCTCAGGAGACTACTTATCTCTGACTTTACGCTTGGTTTTACTGGCTGTTTTGTCTTTGATTTTTATCGATAATTCTATCGTTGCGGTTATTTTGGCAGCTGTATTCAACTACCTGTTGCTCTTTCAACTTTTTGCCCTGCAAGAATCTTTTGATTATCAACTTTTGACAAGGATTTACCCACTCCGTCAGTCCTCAAAATTTTCAGCTCTGACCAGTGTCCTCTCACGCGTGATGTTGGCAGCTACAGCTGTCGAGTTTGTCTTTGGTTTAATCTTTTTGCAGGCAAGACTTTATCTTGCTCTTGTGTTACTTGTGAACTTTTTCCTCGTGAAATTTTATATAAAGTATCGCTTGAAAGTAAAATAA
- a CDS encoding zinc-binding dehydrogenase, which translates to MMNALYFEEFGDSSVLNYGKIPLPQVSTEEVLVKTAYIGLNFADIYRRRGGYYIEEHQPYINGYEASGEIVTGEHKGRKVLFVDVPFANAEYVAVPKDKLIYLPEAIDLKLAASIGLQGLTADFLAHDLGQNQAGDKVFVTGISGGVGQILSQILLADGMKVYGTASSIEKQELALSKGVSQVFPSRTDEWRQSLDIKFDTVYDGVGSTVNKNLDLLKNRGRLVFFGMAGGNPSDIDLVKMMSQSKSILTGDLWDFLTSFSEREVRSQRLFSYFAKGKIELAEATVFPLSDGKKAHEYLEAGKNIGKVLLKP; encoded by the coding sequence ATGATGAATGCCCTATATTTTGAGGAGTTTGGAGACAGTAGTGTCCTCAACTACGGTAAAATCCCGCTCCCCCAAGTAAGTACAGAGGAAGTCTTAGTAAAGACGGCCTATATTGGCTTGAATTTTGCAGATATTTACCGCCGTCGTGGCGGTTACTATATTGAAGAACATCAGCCTTATATTAACGGCTATGAAGCCTCGGGCGAAATCGTCACAGGAGAGCATAAGGGAAGAAAAGTTCTCTTTGTTGATGTACCTTTCGCAAATGCTGAGTATGTTGCTGTGCCTAAAGATAAGCTGATTTATTTACCAGAAGCGATTGATCTTAAGCTGGCCGCCAGCATTGGTCTCCAAGGATTAACAGCTGATTTTTTGGCGCATGATTTGGGGCAGAACCAAGCAGGGGATAAGGTTTTTGTCACAGGTATAAGTGGTGGCGTGGGGCAAATTTTGTCGCAAATCCTTCTGGCGGACGGGATGAAAGTCTACGGCACAGCCTCAAGCATTGAAAAACAAGAGCTGGCTCTCTCTAAGGGAGTCAGCCAAGTCTTTCCAAGCCGTACCGATGAGTGGCGTCAGTCACTTGATATTAAGTTTGATACGGTATATGATGGTGTTGGCAGTACTGTCAATAAAAATCTGGATCTCCTGAAAAATAGAGGACGACTGGTTTTCTTTGGAATGGCAGGGGGCAACCCCTCAGATATTGATTTGGTGAAGATGATGTCTCAATCGAAAAGTATTTTGACTGGAGATCTTTGGGATTTCTTGACCAGCTTTTCTGAAAGAGAAGTCAGAAGCCAACGTCTCTTTTCTTACTTTGCAAAAGGAAAAATAGAGTTAGCAGAGGCTACTGTTTTTCCTTTGTCAGATGGGAAAAAAGCGCATGAATATTTAGAAGCTGGTAAAAATATCGGCAAGGTTTTATTAAAACCATAA
- a CDS encoding DUF3270 family protein: MELKNLNDFYEKQEYYSYDELNSEESHLTKRVHELTFFLNVASFSVIMAMMMYLFITVTSSLVAVPAALLVGFVVFLICKKGIKKLVHLLMK; the protein is encoded by the coding sequence ATGGAATTAAAAAATTTAAACGATTTCTACGAGAAGCAAGAGTACTATTCGTATGATGAACTAAACTCAGAAGAAAGCCACCTCACTAAACGTGTTCATGAATTGACTTTCTTTCTTAACGTTGCAAGTTTTTCAGTTATCATGGCAATGATGATGTATCTTTTTATTACAGTAACAAGCAGTTTAGTTGCAGTTCCAGCTGCGCTTCTTGTTGGTTTCGTCGTTTTTCTAATTTGTAAAAAAGGGATTAAAAAACTCGTACATTTACTTATGAAATAA
- a CDS encoding peptidase U32 family protein, with protein sequence MIKITTTAESIEQAKALLEAGTDNLYIGEAEFGLRLPTALSHEEIREITALAHAAGKTVTVAVNALMHVDMMAKIKPFLDFLQEIKVDMIAVGDAGVIFVLQRDKYNLPFTYDASTMVASSRQVNFWAGQGAVEAVLARELPKPELEAMSGNLDVPGEILVYGATIIHQSKRPLLQNYYNFIKTDETGKDRERNLFVSEPKKEDTHYSIFEDNHGTHIFANDDLNMMSELSDLVEMGFDHWKLDGIFTRGEVFVAVTKLFVEAKELIEAGNFTPDKAFQLEEDVRKLHPAGRTLSHGFYDLDPSKIK encoded by the coding sequence ATGATTAAAATTACTACTACAGCAGAAAGTATCGAGCAAGCCAAAGCTCTACTGGAAGCTGGCACTGACAATCTTTATATTGGTGAAGCCGAATTTGGACTACGACTGCCGACAGCACTTAGTCATGAGGAGATTCGGGAGATTACTGCGCTCGCACATGCAGCTGGAAAAACAGTCACAGTAGCGGTGAATGCGTTAATGCATGTCGACATGATGGCTAAAATCAAGCCTTTCTTAGACTTCTTACAAGAAATCAAAGTAGACATGATTGCTGTAGGTGATGCGGGTGTTATCTTTGTGCTTCAAAGAGACAAGTACAACCTCCCTTTCACTTATGATGCCTCTACAATGGTTGCTTCAAGTCGTCAAGTAAACTTCTGGGCAGGCCAAGGAGCCGTGGAAGCTGTATTGGCACGTGAATTACCGAAACCCGAGCTGGAAGCGATGTCTGGCAACCTCGATGTTCCGGGAGAAATCTTGGTTTATGGTGCCACGATTATCCACCAAAGTAAGCGTCCTTTACTCCAAAATTACTATAATTTCATTAAAACTGATGAAACAGGCAAAGATCGCGAACGTAACCTTTTTGTTTCAGAGCCTAAAAAGGAAGATACCCATTATAGTATTTTTGAAGACAATCACGGCACACATATTTTTGCCAATGATGACCTCAACATGATGAGTGAATTATCCGATCTTGTAGAAATGGGATTTGACCATTGGAAGTTAGATGGTATTTTCACTCGGGGGGAAGTATTTGTAGCTGTAACGAAGCTTTTTGTGGAAGCGAAAGAGCTGATTGAAGCTGGAAACTTTACACCGGATAAAGCCTTCCAGTTAGAAGAAGATGTTCGAAAACTTCATCCCGCAGGACGGACTTTGTCACACGGTTTCTATGACTTGGACCCAAGTAAAATCAAATGA
- a CDS encoding DUF6273 domain-containing protein, producing the protein MTPEKKKNRRLRNYVLLSLLLLLIGGTYAFTAFNQRAINDRENQIEINVGGRVHDYYNRDTENKDVFVENYGERPIMARIRLSEFLETRQTGQDSWTQLVAGTERNNLDSWTTWMPNPTNINDRLNTDPSNAFDRYARLTFGWSREGRDAPWYMPTFNHDNMDQMTAAAGHARDYIAGGGATDGTTDGATHPGDGTDDYWSETDSFDNGAGTWPGETITNDAAQNLHQQRAPMTIEQWAQLEPYQQIGDFWVVDHQTGWAYWASLLEPGEATSYLLDAAEMTAAIEDTVFNGSYYYGIHVESGLVSPDNSDDFLPDGHDRLADFLTGIRNNAMDDGDQGTNPGADVDSPPSDFNFGAMYPGRIFTMSGEQYRYLENMGNGNHMIIRNNAIRNVSFNGQATQLTIWYNNLDSAVQAIVQPVANSFTTGSVTDGTVTFTGGTRWIPSNLTGTVANDITQVVPAGTARAFTLSLADVTRLSGEDLGFPYHAQRGSTALGWWWLRTPGASGSGWHVSIGATAGQLTAYVGVTHNPATGGVRPALIINQPTN; encoded by the coding sequence ATGACACCAGAAAAGAAAAAGAACCGGAGATTACGCAACTACGTACTCCTCTCCCTCCTCTTGCTCCTCATCGGAGGCACTTATGCCTTTACCGCCTTTAACCAGCGGGCCATCAATGACCGAGAAAATCAAATCGAGATTAACGTGGGTGGCCGTGTCCACGACTACTATAACCGCGACACCGAAAACAAAGATGTCTTTGTCGAAAACTACGGCGAACGTCCCATCATGGCCCGTATCCGCTTATCGGAGTTTTTAGAAACCCGCCAAACAGGTCAAGACAGCTGGACTCAGCTTGTAGCGGGAACCGAGCGTAACAACTTGGACTCATGGACCACATGGATGCCTAACCCCACAAATATCAATGACCGTCTCAACACCGACCCGTCCAATGCTTTTGACCGCTATGCCCGACTGACCTTTGGCTGGAGCCGTGAAGGACGAGATGCCCCATGGTACATGCCAACCTTCAACCATGACAACATGGACCAGATGACGGCAGCCGCAGGCCATGCCCGGGACTACATCGCAGGAGGTGGTGCAACAGACGGTACCACTGATGGTGCGACGCACCCCGGAGATGGGACCGACGATTACTGGTCAGAAACAGACAGCTTTGATAACGGCGCAGGGACGTGGCCGGGTGAAACCATCACCAATGATGCCGCCCAAAACCTGCACCAGCAACGTGCCCCAATGACCATCGAGCAGTGGGCGCAACTCGAGCCTTACCAACAGATTGGTGACTTCTGGGTGGTAGACCATCAAACAGGCTGGGCTTACTGGGCCTCGCTCCTAGAACCGGGCGAAGCAACTTCTTACCTGCTTGATGCGGCAGAGATGACGGCGGCTATCGAAGATACGGTTTTCAATGGCTCGTACTACTATGGTATCCATGTGGAGAGTGGCCTAGTAAGCCCTGACAACAGTGATGACTTTCTACCTGATGGACATGACCGCTTAGCCGACTTCCTCACAGGTATCCGTAATAATGCTATGGACGATGGGGATCAAGGGACAAACCCTGGTGCCGATGTGGATTCACCACCGTCAGACTTTAACTTTGGAGCGATGTATCCAGGACGGATCTTTACCATGTCAGGAGAACAATACCGTTACCTTGAAAATATGGGCAATGGCAATCATATGATTATCCGTAACAATGCCATCCGTAATGTGAGTTTTAACGGCCAAGCAACTCAGTTGACTATTTGGTATAACAATCTTGACAGTGCTGTCCAAGCCATAGTCCAGCCTGTAGCCAATAGCTTTACAACAGGTTCTGTGACGGATGGTACAGTGACCTTTACTGGAGGTACAAGATGGATTCCCAGTAACTTAACAGGCACAGTAGCGAATGATATCACCCAAGTTGTTCCAGCAGGAACAGCACGGGCCTTTACCCTTTCTCTGGCGGATGTGACCCGTTTATCTGGAGAAGATTTAGGTTTTCCATATCATGCGCAACGTGGTTCCACTGCTCTAGGCTGGTGGTGGCTGCGTACCCCTGGTGCTTCAGGTAGTGGTTGGCATGTGTCTATTGGCGCCACTGCTGGTCAGCTGACTGCCTATGTGGGCGTGACCCATAACCCTGCCACTGGGGGTGTCCGCCCAGCCCTCATCATCAACCAACCCACAAACTAA
- a CDS encoding peptidase U32 family protein: protein MQENYTRPEVLSPAGTLEKLKVAIDYGADAVYIGGQAYGLRSRAGNFTFEEMREGVEYAAAHDAKVYVAANMVTHEGNEEGAGEWFRTLRDLGISAVIVSDPALIAICAAEAPGLPIHLSTQSSATNYETLEFWQSLGLERVVLAREVSMEELAEIRKHTSVEIEAFVHGAMCISYSGRCVLSNYMSMRDANRGGCSQSCRWKYDLYDMPFGGERKSIHGEIPEEFSMSAVDMSMIEHIPDMIKNGVNSLKIEGRMKSIHYVSTVSNVYKAAIDAYLESPEKFEEIKPDLVDELWKVAQRELDTGFYYGVPDENKQLFGARRKIPEYKFIGEVVAYDANSKVATIRQRNVITEGDTIEFYGPGFRHSETTIQNLRLAETGESIDRAPNPMTLLHIDVETPVAPGDMIRKSGAGLINLYEKTGAAKTVRA from the coding sequence ATGCAAGAAAATTATACAAGACCTGAGGTTCTTTCACCTGCAGGCACACTGGAAAAGCTAAAAGTCGCTATTGATTATGGTGCAGATGCTGTCTATATTGGCGGGCAAGCTTACGGCTTACGTTCACGCGCAGGAAACTTCACTTTTGAAGAAATGCGCGAAGGCGTAGAGTATGCTGCGGCACACGATGCAAAAGTATATGTTGCCGCTAATATGGTTACACACGAAGGAAATGAAGAAGGTGCGGGCGAGTGGTTCCGTACCCTTCGTGACTTAGGCATATCTGCTGTTATCGTTTCAGACCCTGCCTTGATTGCGATATGTGCAGCAGAGGCTCCTGGTCTTCCTATTCATCTGTCTACACAGTCTTCAGCTACCAACTATGAGACTTTAGAATTTTGGCAAAGTTTAGGTTTAGAACGTGTGGTTTTGGCGCGTGAAGTTTCTATGGAAGAATTAGCTGAGATTCGTAAACACACCTCTGTGGAAATCGAAGCTTTCGTACATGGTGCCATGTGTATCTCTTACAGTGGGCGCTGTGTCCTTTCAAACTACATGAGTATGCGTGATGCGAACCGTGGAGGCTGTTCACAGTCTTGCCGTTGGAAATATGATCTTTATGATATGCCTTTTGGTGGAGAGCGTAAATCCATCCATGGGGAAATTCCTGAAGAGTTTTCAATGTCCGCTGTGGATATGAGTATGATTGAGCATATTCCAGATATGATTAAAAACGGTGTAAATTCGTTGAAAATCGAAGGACGTATGAAGTCCATCCACTATGTATCTACAGTTTCAAATGTTTACAAAGCAGCCATTGATGCTTACTTAGAAAGTCCGGAAAAGTTTGAAGAAATTAAACCAGACTTGGTCGATGAGCTTTGGAAAGTTGCACAAAGAGAGCTTGACACAGGTTTCTACTATGGTGTCCCTGATGAAAACAAACAACTTTTCGGCGCGCGTCGTAAGATTCCCGAGTACAAGTTTATTGGGGAAGTTGTAGCTTATGATGCGAACAGCAAAGTTGCAACGATCCGTCAACGTAACGTGATTACGGAAGGGGATACTATTGAATTTTATGGGCCTGGCTTCCGTCATTCGGAAACAACCATTCAAAACTTACGTTTGGCAGAAACGGGCGAGTCTATTGACCGTGCACCAAACCCAATGACACTCTTGCATATTGATGTGGAAACTCCAGTGGCTCCAGGTGACATGATTCGTAAATCAGGGGCAGGTTTAATCAACCTTTATGAAAAAACAGGTGCTGCAAAAACAGTGCGTGCCTAA
- a CDS encoding NADPH-dependent F420 reductase produces the protein MVNVTIFGQGNMGKAIGENFMDAGNDVEYITTSTSKTTLGDLIVLAVPYSAVDEIIEQYGKELEGKTVVDITNPVNFETFDDLVVPSDSSAAEVISKKLPESDVIKGFNTTFAATLTTKKVADQHQTTVLFAGESKEAKDFVIKALEGSGLATLDAGSLKRARELEAMGFLQISLASSEKISWGGGFGVFK, from the coding sequence ATGGTAAACGTAACTATTTTTGGCCAAGGAAATATGGGTAAAGCCATCGGAGAGAACTTCATGGATGCGGGTAACGACGTAGAGTATATCACTACAAGTACCTCTAAAACTACTCTAGGGGATTTGATTGTACTGGCCGTCCCTTATTCTGCAGTAGACGAAATTATTGAGCAGTACGGAAAAGAACTGGAAGGAAAAACAGTCGTTGATATCACTAATCCCGTGAACTTTGAGACCTTTGATGACCTAGTGGTTCCTTCTGATAGCTCTGCGGCGGAAGTTATCTCAAAAAAATTACCAGAGTCCGATGTTATTAAGGGCTTTAATACAACCTTCGCAGCTACCTTAACTACAAAGAAAGTGGCAGATCAGCATCAAACCACGGTTCTGTTTGCAGGAGAGAGCAAAGAAGCGAAAGACTTTGTGATAAAAGCTCTCGAAGGCAGTGGCTTAGCTACTCTTGATGCCGGTTCATTGAAACGTGCGCGTGAGCTGGAAGCTATGGGGTTCTTACAAATATCTCTAGCCAGCTCCGAAAAGATTTCTTGGGGCGGTGGATTTGGGGTCTTCAAGTAA
- a CDS encoding ABC transporter ATP-binding protein: MALKISNLTGGYFGHPVLNDVNFDIADGELVGLIGLNGAGKSTTIQEIMGLLTPYSGQIELDGITLQEDLEGYRKKIGFIPETPSLYEELTLREHIEVTALAYGVSMEEAMPRAEKLLKTFRLEDKLDWFPVNFSKGMKQKVMIICAFLTNPSLYIIDEPFLGLDPLAIQDLITLMLSMRDAGASILMSTHILSTAEKFCDKFVILHEGQVLIAGTMEDLRAKFGKEDASLDEIYLELTKGVTIHE; this comes from the coding sequence TTGGCTCTTAAAATAAGTAATTTGACTGGAGGTTATTTTGGGCATCCAGTCCTGAACGATGTAAATTTTGATATAGCAGATGGAGAGCTGGTTGGGCTTATAGGTCTGAATGGTGCAGGAAAATCAACGACCATCCAAGAAATAATGGGTCTCCTCACGCCCTACTCAGGACAAATTGAATTAGACGGCATTACATTACAAGAAGACTTGGAAGGCTACCGTAAAAAAATAGGCTTTATCCCTGAAACACCAAGCCTCTATGAAGAACTGACATTGCGTGAGCATATCGAAGTAACGGCACTGGCTTATGGTGTCTCCATGGAAGAAGCGATGCCCCGTGCTGAAAAGCTCTTGAAAACTTTCCGCTTGGAAGATAAGTTAGACTGGTTTCCTGTCAACTTTTCAAAAGGGATGAAGCAAAAAGTCATGATTATTTGTGCTTTTTTGACCAACCCAAGCCTTTACATTATTGATGAGCCGTTTTTAGGGTTAGACCCCTTAGCTATTCAAGACTTAATAACACTTATGCTTTCGATGCGTGATGCAGGAGCATCTATTCTGATGAGTACACATATCTTGTCAACAGCTGAAAAATTCTGTGATAAGTTTGTCATTCTCCATGAAGGCCAAGTCCTTATCGCAGGTACCATGGAAGATTTGCGTGCCAAGTTTGGCAAGGAAGATGCCAGCTTGGATGAAATCTATCTCGAATTGACGAAAGGTGTAACTATTCATGAATAG
- a CDS encoding Rgg/GadR/MutR family transcriptional regulator: MIYKKYGRVFKILRLQHRLSLRDFERIGVSRSTLSSFENGKSLISFDKLDLALQEMHTTFRSYMLMLNNDEEDDWINQFKKIEKAYFSNDFSVLEEIYSENIKYNFEENQVIALSAKACYGSLSKDEISYIEEKLSSYHVWHSYEMYILVNTLEEIDPQLLYDIIRKILSQNKPYLKEITEFRNLLIRLVIRTTLSMIRQGYKEYSEELIKELDGLRIVFDTYIRISSLFVKGCWIYQFDSKVAGKKLISRALKILSEIDALELRGVFQRNFEKVSQ, encoded by the coding sequence ATGATTTATAAAAAGTATGGTAGAGTTTTTAAAATATTACGTTTACAGCATAGACTGTCGTTGAGAGATTTTGAAAGAATCGGTGTCTCAAGATCCACCTTATCTTCCTTTGAAAATGGAAAATCGCTTATTTCCTTTGATAAATTAGACCTTGCTTTGCAAGAGATGCATACTACCTTTAGGTCTTATATGCTGATGTTGAACAATGATGAAGAAGACGACTGGATCAACCAGTTTAAAAAAATCGAAAAAGCTTACTTTAGTAATGACTTTTCCGTCTTAGAAGAAATTTATTCCGAGAATATTAAGTATAATTTTGAAGAGAATCAAGTGATTGCTCTTTCAGCAAAAGCTTGTTACGGTAGTCTTTCTAAGGATGAAATCAGTTATATAGAAGAGAAGTTAAGTAGCTACCATGTTTGGCACAGTTATGAAATGTATATCTTAGTGAATACCTTGGAGGAGATAGATCCTCAGCTCCTTTATGATATTATCAGAAAGATACTTTCACAAAATAAACCCTATCTCAAAGAAATAACGGAATTTAGAAATCTTTTGATTCGGTTGGTTATTAGAACAACTCTTTCGATGATAAGACAAGGCTATAAAGAATACTCTGAGGAACTCATCAAAGAACTCGATGGACTCAGGATAGTCTTTGATACATATATTAGGATATCCTCGCTTTTTGTCAAGGGGTGCTGGATTTATCAGTTTGACAGTAAAGTGGCAGGTAAAAAACTTATTAGTCGTGCGCTTAAGATATTATCAGAGATAGATGCTTTAGAGTTAAGGGGTGTTTTTCAAAGAAACTTTGAGAAAGTAAGTCAGTGA
- a CDS encoding putative RNA methyltransferase has protein sequence MLKKIEKAYLYLEKNLESLRCPLCHHSFSIEPYALRCAKNHTFNLNKKGYVNFLQTKADTEHYTKKMFEPRRRLISAGMYGPVLTEITAHLQEGNLLDVGTGEGKFLEQLAYDGNKFGFDIAKDGIEMATDLPFASFLSLADLTNLPFADASISTVLNIFTPSNYKEFKRVLKDEGNLIKIVPDRYYLQELRSAYGFPIDYDNSEVIQRFKQEFPEFEQKELHYSFAIPEHLRLDFLEMSPLEWAVAPEVKEKAQEIPPTQATIHVQLLVGKKEKPQ, from the coding sequence ATGTTAAAAAAAATTGAGAAAGCTTACTTATATCTAGAAAAAAATCTAGAAAGTTTACGCTGTCCCTTGTGTCATCATTCCTTTTCCATAGAGCCTTACGCCTTACGATGTGCGAAGAACCATACCTTTAATCTGAACAAGAAAGGTTATGTGAACTTTTTGCAAACCAAAGCAGATACGGAACATTATACGAAGAAAATGTTTGAGCCAAGACGGCGTCTCATATCAGCTGGGATGTACGGTCCTGTCTTGACAGAGATTACGGCACATCTTCAAGAGGGAAACCTGCTGGATGTGGGCACGGGCGAAGGAAAATTTTTGGAGCAATTAGCTTATGATGGGAACAAGTTTGGCTTTGATATTGCCAAGGATGGGATCGAGATGGCAACGGATCTGCCTTTTGCAAGTTTTCTAAGCTTGGCTGATTTGACGAATCTACCGTTTGCTGATGCTTCCATATCCACGGTGCTGAATATCTTCACACCATCAAACTATAAAGAGTTCAAGCGGGTCTTAAAGGACGAGGGAAATCTTATCAAGATCGTACCTGACCGATACTATCTACAAGAGCTGCGATCTGCTTATGGTTTTCCGATTGATTATGACAATAGTGAAGTCATTCAACGCTTCAAGCAGGAGTTTCCGGAGTTTGAGCAGAAAGAGTTGCACTACTCTTTCGCTATTCCGGAACACCTTCGTTTGGATTTTTTAGAAATGAGTCCGCTAGAGTGGGCGGTTGCGCCAGAAGTTAAAGAAAAAGCGCAAGAGATACCCCCTACCCAAGCAACCATTCATGTCCAACTTTTAGTCGGAAAAAAAGAAAAACCTCAGTAG